The Paenibacillus dendritiformis region AACACCGGGTCAGCTCCTATTACGCTTCATAACCAAAAGCGGACTTAGTGAGCCGCCTCTTATTGGAAAAAGGACATGCTTCTTCAGCCTCGCTGCGCCGATCGGTTCCGTCGTAGCAGGCGCCTGGCCCGCGGATAGCTCGCTGTCCCGGCTTCAGCCCCGGATGCTGCCTTCCAGCGGCGCTTCGTTCGCTGAACGCCGACTGCAGCGTGTGCCGCCGGTGCCCATTAAATCATAGTAGGAGATTACGCCAATGGCTACCATTTATGATATTGCGAAGAAAGCCAATGTCTCGGCGATGACCGTATCCCGAGTCATCAATAATACCGGAAGAGTGAGCGAAAAGACCCGCGTCAAGGTCAAGCAGGTGATGGAGGAAATGCGGTACATCCCGAACTCGGTTGCCCGCTGCCTCGTCACGCAAGAGAGCATGATCGTGTCGCTTCTCATTACGGATATCACGAACCCGTTCTTCACGACGATGGCGCGTGGCGCCGAGGATGCCGCCATGCGGCATGGCTATCGGCTCATGTTCGGGAACAGTGACGAGAGCTTCTCAAAAGAAAAGGATTACGTCGAAATGATTCTGTCGATGCGCGTGGATGGGGTGCTGTTCGCGCCGAGCGGGGATCAATCCAGGGAGCATCTGGAGTGGCTGCAGCGCCAAAATGTGCCTTTCGTGCTGCTGGACCGCGAGGTTCCGGGCATCGACTGCGACGCCGTGCTCGGCGACAGCCGCGACGGGGCGAAGCGGATGGTGGCGGAGATGATCCGGTACGGACACCGCCGCATCGCCCTCGTGAACGGCGCTCAGGACGTATCGACCGCCCGCGAGCGGCAAGCCGGCTATATCGAGGCCTTGCAGGAAGCCGGCATCGAATTCGACGAGACGTTGGTCATGCAGACGAGCTATTCGCGCGAGCAGGACTTGTCCGTCGCGCACTGGATGGAGCTCGATCCGGAGACGCGGCCGACAGCCATCTTCGCAGCGAATAATATGCTGGCCCTGTCCGTGTTGAAATCGGTCCGCAGCTTAGGCCTGCGCGTGCCGGAGGATTTGTCGATTGCCTGCTTCGATGACTTCGGATGGGTGGAGGAAGCGAACCCGTTCTTCTCCGTCGCCTCCCAGCCAGCTTACGAATTCGGTGAGCAAGGCATGCAGCTGCTCCTGGACCGAATTAAAAACCGGGAAGACAAGCCGCGCCAGATTGTTCTCCCTTGCGACATATTGATGCGTCAGTCCGTAGGAAGAGTATAGATTAAAATGCAGGGCGCCAGGACATAACCATGTCCCCCAACACAACGTCCCGCAGCGCCCTTGAACCGCTATTGCCAGACCTGCACCCATTCCATTATACGCCGAGAAGGGACGGCCTCCGTCCCTTCTTTTCCTGCGTTTTGACGGAGACACTCATATAGTCACAGGCCCTGTTTGCCGCCGAAAAAACCACATTTATACGCCGCATATTCAGAATCCCCCTACCCTTAAGGCAGCCCCTCTCGCCTTATGCTCTGTCTCCCGTCCAGTCAGGGGTTCCGATCGCCTTATGCTCAGTCTCCCATCCAGTCAGGGGCTCTCGACTCGCCTTATGTTCGGTCTCCCATCCAGTCAGGGGCTCCGCTCGCCTTATGCTCGGTCTCCCATCCAGTCAGGGGCTCCGACTCGCCTTATGCTCGGTCTCCCGTCTAGTCAGGGGTTCTGATCGCCTTATGCTCAGTCTCCCATCCAGTCAGGGGCTCCGAATCGCCTTATGCTCGGTCTCCCATCCAGTCAGATGCTTCGCTCGCCTTATGCTCGGTCTCCCGTCCAGTCAGGGGTTCCGATCGCCTTATGCTCTGTCTCCCATCCAGTCAGGGGCTCCGAATCGCCTTATGCTCGGTCCCCCATCCAGTCAGGGGCTCTCGACTCGCCTTATGCTCGGTCTCCCATCCAGTCAGGGGCTCTCGACTCGCCTTATGCTCGGTCTCCCGTCCAGTCAGGGGTTCCGCTCGCCTTATGCTCAGTCTCCCATCCAGTCAGGGGCTCCGACTCGCCTTATGCTCGGTCTCCCATCCAGTCAGATGCTTCGCTCGCCTTATGCTCGG contains the following coding sequences:
- a CDS encoding LacI family DNA-binding transcriptional regulator, whose translation is MATIYDIAKKANVSAMTVSRVINNTGRVSEKTRVKVKQVMEEMRYIPNSVARCLVTQESMIVSLLITDITNPFFTTMARGAEDAAMRHGYRLMFGNSDESFSKEKDYVEMILSMRVDGVLFAPSGDQSREHLEWLQRQNVPFVLLDREVPGIDCDAVLGDSRDGAKRMVAEMIRYGHRRIALVNGAQDVSTARERQAGYIEALQEAGIEFDETLVMQTSYSREQDLSVAHWMELDPETRPTAIFAANNMLALSVLKSVRSLGLRVPEDLSIACFDDFGWVEEANPFFSVASQPAYEFGEQGMQLLLDRIKNREDKPRQIVLPCDILMRQSVGRV